A segment of the Streptomyces sp. P9-A2 genome:
GTCGGACTGCTGGGTGATGGTCGTCTGCGCCAGCGACGCCTCCCTCCCGGTCGAGGCCGGCGGATGCGTCGCCTGGGCCACCTCCGACGACCTGGAGCACTGGACCGTCCACCCGCCGCTCATCTCACCCGGCGACGTCGACGAACTGGAGTGCCCGGTCCTGGAACGCCTCGACGACGGCAGCTGGCTCCTGCTCGGCTCCATCGGCGCGACCCGCGGCTTCGAGTCGTGGACCGCTCCCAGCCTGCGGGGCCCCTGGACCCGGCGCGGCCCACTCGGTCCGACCGGTTCCTACGCCCCCCGGATCATCTCCGCCCCCGACGGCTCCCGCGTCGTGCTGCACACCACGCCCCGTCAGGTCGGCCTCACCGACACCGGTGACCGCTGCCGCGGCATGCTGGCCCAGCCGAAGCGCCTGGTCGTTCCCGCGGACGGAGCACCGCGCCTGGAGTGGTGGCCCGGTCTGGACGCGTGGCTCGGCAAGGAGACCGACGTGCCCGTCCTGCACGCGGTCGGCGGCCTCGGTATATCCGGGCCCGTCGAGATCACCCTGCGCACCCGTACCGACGAAGGCGGACAGCCCGCCCTCACCGTCGGCTGTGACGGCAAGAACCTGTGGATGACCGGCCCGGACGGCGCTCGGCTCGGCGAGACCGTCCTGACCGAGCCCGCCGCGAGCCTGCGGATCCTCGCTATCGGGGAGTACGTCGAGGTCTACGCCGACGGTGTTTTCGCCCTGACCACTCTGTGCTATTCAGGCCACCCCGCCACGTGGACAGCCTTCGCTGAAGGACGTACCCGCACGATCCCCGTCCGCCCGATCCGCCTTCCCGCCCCCGACCGCGACGACGCCTCGGCCGTCTGGCCCGGTCCGTCGCCCCGCTGAGCGGCGGCAACTGACCCTGCGTCACGGCGTGGTCACCAGGCCCTTCGGCGGAACGGATTCAGCGCACATGAGGTCGGGAAAACCCGTGACCACGTGAGAACCACGGAGGAATTGTTTCCCGGCCGGCCACCCTGCGGCCAACATCTCCGCAGGTTTAGGTGCTCGGCGCGATCTCGGCGTCGGTGTCCTTCAGTGCCGCGCAGATCGGCTGGACGCCGAATTCCTCTTTGTACTGGTCGATGTAGGCGACCTTCATCGCAGTGGACGGTCCAGCTCCGCCGCGAAGAAAGCCGACGCGGACTTCAGGATCGAGTTGGCTCGCCTCAACTCCTTGACTTCACGCTTGAGTTCAGCGATCCGGGCCGCGTCCTGGCTCGTCGTCCCGGGCTGCAGGCCCTCGTCGGTCTCGGCGCGCTTGACCCAGGTCCTCAACGCCTCGGGGTGGACATCGAGCTGGTCGGCGATGCGCTTCCCGGCGCCATTGCGTGCCGCAGGGTCCTTGCGGGCCTCGACGGCCATCCGTGTCGCACGCTCACGCAGCTCGTCGGAGTACTTCCGGGGTGCAGCAATGATCGGGATCCTTCCGGGTCTTTGATGTCTCCATCAAAGACCCGGGGCGGTTCAGTCGACGCGCTCCCGGTGCTGGAGGAGGACGGCAGTCTGGGCGGGGTCCTGACGGCATTCGACATCGGCGGGATGGCCGCCGATCGAGCGGTCGGCCTTTTCGCAGGCGCGCGCCTTGAACGCCTCTCCTCCGGTGATGGCGATGAGATCCGCGTACTCCTGAAGGAGCGCCTCGACCTCCTCGTTGGGCCGGACCACGTCTCACAGTCCAGGAACCGACCTGTCCGGCATGCCGGTTGAGGGCATGCCCGGCGGTACCGCGACCGGACGGAGGCGGTCGCACCCTGAAGTGCCCTCCATGTCTCCAGGCCCCTCCGGCGCGCGAAGCCGTCGGCTCGAGGGTGTACTGGAGGTCAGGAGGATGCGCTCAGCGAGAGGTCCGAGGCGAGCGCTGTCAACGACGACGTGGTGCGCGCACAGTGCATCAATCCCGATGAGCCGGCGGGGTCCGAGCCCGTGACCCGGAACTCCTTCCCACAGGTGGTGGTGTTTCCTTCGCGCCGATCCGTTGCACTACCAGGGGGATCGGGATCTGTGCGCTCGCGTCGGACGACGGTACGGCGGCCGGCGGTACGGCGGGCGGCGGTACGGCGGCCGGCGGTACGGCGGGCGGCGGTACGGCGGCCGGCGGTACGGCGGGCGGCGGTGAGACGGGCGGCGGTGAGACGGGCGGCGGTGAGACGGAGCGGTGGCCGGAGTGGGACGGCTGTCTTTCGGGTGACGGCTCGAGCAGGGGAGAGCGCTATGAGGGCGACGTTCGTTCTGGGACGGATCGCAGGAGTCCGGATCGGCGTGCACTGGAGCGTGCTGCTCATCTTCGGCATCATCGCGTTCGGCCTGTCGCAGGGCCGCCTCCCGGAGACGCATCCGGGGCGGGCCTGGGCGCTGTACTGGGCGGCCGGCCTCTGTACCGCCCTGGTCTTCTTCGCCTCCCTGCTCGCACATGAGCTGGCGCACGCCGTCGTGGCCCGGCGCAACGGCGTCGAAGTGGACGACATCGTGCTGTGGCTGCTGGGCGGAGCGGCCCGGCTCAGGACCGAGGCGTCCAGCCCCGGCGCGGAGCTGAGGATCGCCGGCGTCGGCCCCCTCGTCAGCCTCCTGCTGGGCGGGCTCTTCGCACTCGGTGCCTGGCTGCTCGACCTGGTGTCCGCGTCCGGGATCGTGGTGGAGATGGTGGCGTGGCTGGCAGGCATCAACGTGCTGCTCGCGATCTTCAACTCGCTGCCCGCCGCCCCGCTCGACGGCGGCAGGCTGCTGCGCGCGTTCCTGTGGTGGCGCACGGGGGACCGGCTGCGGGCGACAGCCGGCGCGACCGCGGCGGGGAGGGTCCTCGGGTGGCTGCTGGTGGTCCTCGGGCTGATCGCGTTCATGCGGACCGGCGCGTTCGGCGGTCTGTGGCTGACGCTGATCGGCTGGTTCCTCATCGCGGCCGCCACCGCCGAGGGACGGCAGGCCCAGCTGCGCGGGGTGCTCGCCGGTGTCCCCGTCCGGGACGCCATGACGCCCGAACCTCTCACGGTTCCCGCGGACACCACGGTCACGGACTTCCTCACCAGCGCGCGCTACCGCTACCGGCACTCGGCGTTCCCGGTGATCGACGACGGGGTCCCGGTCGGGCTGGTGACTCTCGACAGCGCCAGAAAGGTGCCGCAGGCCGAGGACCGCCCCGTGACGGTGAGGGAGGTGATGATGCCACTGTCGCAGACCACCGTGGTCGGGCCGGACAGCCCGCTGGCGGATCTGCTGCCGCGCATGGAGCCGGGCGCCGAGCACCGGGTCCTGGTCGTGGATGACGGCAGGCTCGCCGGAATCGTCTCGCTCTCGGACGTCAGCCGAACGGTGACCTG
Coding sequences within it:
- a CDS encoding mucin-1 gives rise to the protein MRLSAVSRQELRMRYAPPGLCVNDFALLRDEDGTYTVLHLQGPWTAEFDHLRMETSYGRATSTDLVDWQPQGTAFGVGLPGRFDQQAVWTMHPVRHGDGMAMFYTGVSGLTAGGWPLQSVGLAYSDRTDGTGWQRHGTAPVVEADSRWYRTGEQMAWRDPFVVRDDESDCWVMVVCASDASLPVEAGGCVAWATSDDLEHWTVHPPLISPGDVDELECPVLERLDDGSWLLLGSIGATRGFESWTAPSLRGPWTRRGPLGPTGSYAPRIISAPDGSRVVLHTTPRQVGLTDTGDRCRGMLAQPKRLVVPADGAPRLEWWPGLDAWLGKETDVPVLHAVGGLGISGPVEITLRTRTDEGGQPALTVGCDGKNLWMTGPDGARLGETVLTEPAASLRILAIGEYVEVYADGVFALTTLCYSGHPATWTAFAEGRTRTIPVRPIRLPAPDRDDASAVWPGPSPR
- a CDS encoding transposase; the encoded protein is MPIIAAPRKYSDELRERATRMAVEARKDPAARNGAGKRIADQLDVHPEALRTWVKRAETDEGLQPGTTSQDAARIAELKREVKELRRANSILKSASAFFAAELDRPLR
- a CDS encoding site-2 protease family protein: MRATFVLGRIAGVRIGVHWSVLLIFGIIAFGLSQGRLPETHPGRAWALYWAAGLCTALVFFASLLAHELAHAVVARRNGVEVDDIVLWLLGGAARLRTEASSPGAELRIAGVGPLVSLLLGGLFALGAWLLDLVSASGIVVEMVAWLAGINVLLAIFNSLPAAPLDGGRLLRAFLWWRTGDRLRATAGATAAGRVLGWLLVVLGLIAFMRTGAFGGLWLTLIGWFLIAAATAEGRQAQLRGVLAGVPVRDAMTPEPLTVPADTTVTDFLTSARYRYRHSAFPVIDDGVPVGLVTLDSARKVPQAEDRPVTVREVMMPLSQTTVVGPDSPLADLLPRMEPGAEHRVLVVDDGRLAGIVSLSDVSRTVTWLMRTDPGRRDGP